One window from the genome of Erwinia pyri encodes:
- a CDS encoding conjugal transfer protein TraG N-terminal domain-containing protein, which yields MLTNSYLEYFLTLLGWVVNNGLWNILITTGLFAVPVAFRLIGIWLKVREEGEDEGNKGVLSIPRMEHAIYSSFLVMIACCMPLINVDMSTIKYDTSRAQSCGTWTPKAPDDTGFSPVISSINDQTAAAPVWWYLIHKLAKGITQASVATIPCRPDMRQLRFEVQHTRINNKALAEELQDFTNDCYSLALYMWKRQDQGQTKDKATLRDIEWVGSKTFLSNYYSSLQSKTPRAEFPWNENRDSGRPDTGRGGYPTCSEWWNKADTGLQARVVDQADPGLWTRLSAAMTMIGGNTADYREAIIRRLVSPESLTVSQDGHVYAGYGGNADFTLDNSVTRVAAIGGTALGSLAAFPAFDAMRQALPMVQAVLLMAIVVILPLILAFSAYEIKTVITLSFVLFALNFLTFWWELARWLDSWLLTALYSSDTHSSFNMAGFQNSSDDLIMNFVMATMFMVLPAVWMGALSWAGVRIGGTLDSAYKTGTNDVQKAGGEAVNTAKNAVKL from the coding sequence ATGCTGACTAACAGCTACCTTGAGTATTTCCTTACCCTGCTCGGCTGGGTTGTTAACAACGGGCTCTGGAACATACTGATCACAACCGGACTGTTTGCTGTACCTGTCGCTTTCCGGCTTATCGGCATCTGGCTGAAAGTGCGTGAAGAAGGCGAAGATGAGGGAAATAAGGGTGTCCTGTCCATACCCCGCATGGAGCATGCCATTTACAGCTCCTTTCTGGTCATGATCGCCTGCTGCATGCCGCTGATTAATGTGGACATGAGTACCATTAAATATGACACGTCGCGCGCGCAGAGTTGCGGTACGTGGACGCCAAAAGCACCCGATGACACGGGTTTTTCACCGGTCATATCAAGCATTAACGATCAGACAGCGGCCGCGCCGGTGTGGTGGTATCTGATTCACAAGCTGGCAAAGGGGATCACGCAGGCGTCTGTAGCCACTATCCCCTGCCGGCCGGACATGCGTCAGCTCCGTTTTGAAGTTCAGCACACACGGATTAACAATAAAGCTCTCGCGGAAGAGCTGCAGGACTTTACCAACGACTGCTATTCGCTCGCGCTGTATATGTGGAAACGTCAGGATCAGGGCCAGACGAAAGACAAAGCCACGCTACGTGATATTGAGTGGGTCGGCAGTAAAACCTTCCTCAGTAATTATTACAGCAGCCTGCAATCGAAAACGCCCCGGGCAGAGTTTCCCTGGAACGAAAACCGTGACAGCGGAAGACCGGACACAGGCCGGGGTGGGTATCCGACCTGTAGTGAATGGTGGAATAAAGCAGATACCGGACTGCAGGCCCGCGTAGTCGATCAGGCTGACCCGGGATTATGGACCCGCCTGTCAGCTGCCATGACAATGATTGGAGGCAATACGGCTGACTACAGGGAAGCCATTATTCGCCGTCTTGTCAGCCCGGAGAGCCTGACGGTTTCACAGGACGGACACGTTTATGCCGGCTACGGTGGTAACGCCGATTTCACGCTTGATAACTCCGTTACCCGTGTAGCGGCGATCGGCGGCACCGCATTAGGCAGTCTGGCGGCGTTCCCGGCCTTTGATGCCATGCGTCAGGCGCTGCCAATGGTCCAGGCCGTGCTGCTCATGGCTATTGTCGTGATTCTGCCGCTTATTTTGGCATTCTCTGCCTATGAGATTAAAACTGTCATAACGCTCTCGTTTGTGCTCTTTGCATTGAACTTCCTCACGTTCTGGTGGGAGCTGGCTCGCTGGCTCGACAGCTGGCTACTGACAGCGCTATACAGCTCTGACACGCATAGCAGCTTTAATATGGCTGGATTTCAGAACAGTTCCGATGACCTGATCATGAACTTTGTAATGGCAACAATGTTCATGGTGCTGCCCGCCGTGTGGATGGGTGCCCTGTCATGGGCCGGCGTCCGAATTGGCGGCACTTTAGATTCAGCATATAAAACAGGCACAAACGACGTGCAGAAGGCGGGAGGTGAAGCTGTGAACACGGCCAAAAACGCCGTTAAGCTGTAA